The following proteins are encoded in a genomic region of Synechococcus sp. ROS8604:
- the rpiA gene encoding ribose-5-phosphate isomerase RpiA, producing the protein MSDLQTQMKQAVAEAAVAQIRDGMVVGLGSGSTAALMIQGLGARLAAGELHDIVGVTTSFQGEVLAAELGIPLRALNAIDRIDLAIDGADEVDPAFQLIKGGGACHVQEKLVADRAERFIVVVDSTKLVQRLNLDFLLPVEVLPGAWVQVQSRLKSMGGVAELRMATRKAGPVVTDQGNLVLDVRFEAGISDPIALERDINNLPGVLENGLFVNLADEVLVGEISDGVAGVRSLERVG; encoded by the coding sequence ATGTCGGATCTCCAAACTCAAATGAAGCAGGCCGTCGCGGAGGCGGCCGTTGCACAGATTCGTGACGGCATGGTGGTTGGCCTCGGCTCGGGTTCCACTGCCGCTTTGATGATTCAAGGCCTCGGGGCGCGACTGGCAGCAGGTGAGCTTCATGACATTGTCGGCGTGACCACGTCGTTTCAAGGAGAGGTTCTTGCTGCTGAGTTGGGGATTCCTTTGCGGGCTTTGAACGCGATTGATCGCATTGATTTGGCGATCGATGGTGCCGATGAAGTGGATCCTGCTTTCCAACTGATCAAAGGTGGTGGAGCTTGCCATGTGCAAGAGAAGCTGGTCGCTGACCGCGCCGAACGGTTCATCGTCGTGGTTGATTCCACAAAGCTTGTGCAGCGTTTAAATCTCGACTTCCTCTTGCCTGTTGAAGTGCTTCCAGGCGCATGGGTGCAAGTTCAATCCCGTCTGAAATCCATGGGAGGCGTTGCAGAGCTCCGAATGGCAACGCGTAAAGCGGGCCCTGTGGTGACCGACCAGGGCAATCTTGTTCTGGATGTTCGGTTTGAAGCTGGAATCTCTGATCCGATTGCTCTCGAGCGTGACATCAACAACCTTCCAGGTGTCTTGGAGAACGGACTGTTCGTCAACCTGGCTGACGAAGTGCTTGTGGGTGAAATCAGTGATGGCGTTGCCGGAGTCCGCAGCTTGGAGCGTGTGGGTTAA
- the rpsT gene encoding 30S ribosomal protein S20: MANNKSSKKRVEIGERNRLQNKAYKSALRTLMKRCFTACSAYSEAPGDEAKTTLNASLNAAFSKIDKAVKRGVMHRNTGAHQKSRLSTAVKRATEPSVS, translated from the coding sequence GTGGCCAATAACAAGTCTTCGAAAAAGCGCGTCGAGATCGGCGAGCGCAATCGCTTACAGAACAAGGCGTATAAATCAGCGCTGCGTACCCTCATGAAGCGCTGTTTCACTGCATGCAGTGCTTACAGCGAGGCCCCAGGCGATGAGGCCAAAACCACGTTGAACGCCAGCCTCAATGCAGCATTCAGCAAAATTGATAAAGCGGTCAAGCGTGGTGTGATGCACCGCAACACCGGAGCGCATCAAAAGTCTCGTTTGAGTACGGCTGTCAAGCGCGCTACCGAGCCAAGCGTTAGCTGA
- the rpoB gene encoding DNA-directed RNA polymerase subunit beta, with protein sequence MSSSAIQVAKTVTYLPDLVEVQRASFKWFLDKGLIEELESFSPITDYTGKLELHFVGSEYRLKRPRHDVEEAKRRDATFASQMYVTCRLVNKETGEIKEQEVFIGELPLMTERGTFIINGAERVIVNQIVRSPGVYFKDEQDKNGRRTYNASVIPNRGAWLKFETDKNDLLHVRVDKTRKINAHVLMRAMGLSDNDVVDKLRHPEYYKKSIEAANDEGISSEDQALLELYKKLRPGEPPSVSGGQQLLQTRFFDPKRYDLGRVGRYKINKKLRLTIPDSVRTLTHEDVLSTLDYLINLELDVGGASLDDIDHLGNRRVRSVGELLQNQVRVGLNRLERIIKERMTVGETDSLTPAQLVNPKPLVAAIKEFFGSSQLSQFMDQTNPLAELTHKRRISALGPGGLTRERAGFAVRDIHPSHYGRLCPIETPEGPNAGLINSLATHARVNEYGFIETPFWRVENGVVQKSGDPIYLSADLEDECRVAPGDVATDADGQILAELIPVRYRQDFEKVPPEQVDYVQLSPVQVISVATSLIPFLEHDDANRALMGSNMQRQAVPLLRPERPLVGTGLETQVARDSGMVPISRVNGSVTFVDATAIVVRDEEGYDHTHFLQKYQRSNQDTCLNQRPIVRQGDPVIIGQVLADGSACEGGEIALGQNVLIAYMPWEGYNYEDAILVSERLVNDDLYTSVHIEKYEIEARQTKLGPEEITREIPNVAEESLGNLDEMGIIRIGAFVESGDILVGKVTPKGESDQPPEEKLLRAIFGEKARDVRDNSLRVPSTERGRVVDVRIYTREQGDELPPGANMVVRVYVAQRRKIQVGDKMAGRHGNKGIISRILPREDMPYLPDGTPVDIVLNPLGVPSRMNVGQVFELLMGWAAHNLDCRVKIVPFDEMYGAEKSQQTVQAYLKEAAGQPGKDWIYNPEDPGKLLLRDGRTGEPFDQPVAVGYSHFLKLVHLVDDKIHARSTGPYSLVTQQPLGGKAQQGGQRLGEMEVWALEAYGAAYTLQELLTVKSDDMQGRNEALNAIVKGKPIPRPGTPESFKVLMRELQSLGLDIAVFTDEGKEVDLMQDVNPRRSTPSRPTYESLGVADYDED encoded by the coding sequence ATGAGCAGCAGCGCGATTCAAGTCGCCAAGACCGTCACCTACCTGCCCGATCTGGTGGAGGTGCAGCGGGCAAGTTTTAAGTGGTTTCTGGATAAGGGCCTGATCGAGGAACTGGAGAGTTTCTCGCCTATTACGGATTACACCGGCAAGCTGGAACTGCATTTTGTAGGCAGTGAGTATCGCCTGAAGCGTCCTCGCCACGATGTGGAAGAGGCAAAACGTCGTGATGCGACCTTTGCATCTCAGATGTATGTGACTTGCCGTTTGGTTAATAAGGAAACCGGTGAGATCAAGGAGCAAGAAGTTTTTATTGGAGAACTCCCCTTGATGACTGAACGTGGAACGTTCATCATTAATGGTGCTGAGCGAGTCATCGTTAATCAGATCGTTCGTAGTCCTGGCGTTTATTTTAAGGATGAGCAGGATAAGAATGGCCGTCGTACTTACAACGCAAGCGTGATTCCCAATCGTGGGGCTTGGTTGAAGTTTGAGACCGACAAAAATGATCTCTTGCATGTTCGCGTTGATAAAACACGCAAAATCAATGCCCACGTCTTGATGCGTGCGATGGGCCTGTCTGACAACGATGTTGTCGACAAGCTCAGGCATCCCGAGTACTACAAGAAATCGATCGAGGCTGCCAACGACGAAGGCATTAGTTCCGAGGATCAAGCGCTCCTTGAGCTCTACAAAAAGCTGCGACCAGGTGAACCACCTTCTGTGAGTGGTGGCCAGCAGCTGTTGCAAACCCGCTTCTTTGACCCCAAGCGATACGACCTTGGTCGCGTCGGCCGTTACAAGATCAACAAAAAGCTAAGGCTCACGATTCCCGACTCGGTTCGCACCCTCACGCATGAGGATGTTCTGTCGACCCTCGATTACCTCATCAATCTCGAGCTTGATGTGGGTGGCGCAAGTCTTGACGACATCGATCACCTGGGTAACCGTCGCGTTCGTTCTGTTGGAGAGCTTCTTCAGAACCAGGTTCGCGTTGGCTTGAATCGTCTTGAGCGGATCATCAAGGAGCGGATGACGGTTGGGGAAACCGACTCGCTCACTCCCGCTCAATTGGTGAATCCCAAACCTCTTGTGGCAGCGATCAAAGAGTTCTTTGGTTCCAGCCAGTTGAGCCAGTTCATGGATCAAACAAATCCTTTGGCTGAGCTCACGCACAAGCGCAGGATTTCGGCGCTTGGTCCAGGTGGCCTCACCCGTGAACGCGCAGGCTTTGCTGTACGAGACATTCACCCTTCTCATTACGGTCGTCTTTGCCCGATTGAGACCCCAGAAGGCCCGAACGCTGGACTCATCAACTCTCTGGCGACCCATGCCCGAGTGAATGAATATGGCTTCATTGAGACTCCGTTCTGGAGAGTCGAGAACGGAGTCGTTCAAAAGAGCGGAGACCCGATTTATCTCTCTGCTGACCTTGAAGATGAGTGTCGCGTCGCTCCCGGTGACGTTGCGACCGATGCGGATGGCCAAATCTTGGCTGAGCTGATTCCCGTTCGCTACCGGCAGGACTTCGAGAAAGTTCCGCCTGAGCAGGTCGATTATGTGCAGCTGTCGCCTGTACAGGTGATTTCGGTGGCGACATCACTGATTCCTTTCTTGGAGCACGACGACGCCAACCGTGCCTTGATGGGCTCCAACATGCAACGTCAGGCGGTGCCTTTGCTCCGTCCAGAACGTCCTCTCGTTGGCACTGGCCTTGAAACTCAGGTGGCCCGTGACTCAGGCATGGTCCCAATCTCACGGGTGAATGGCTCTGTCACCTTCGTGGATGCGACGGCGATCGTGGTGCGAGATGAAGAGGGCTACGACCACACCCATTTCCTTCAGAAATATCAGCGCTCCAATCAAGACACCTGCTTGAACCAGCGTCCGATCGTCCGACAGGGTGATCCGGTCATCATCGGCCAAGTCCTTGCCGATGGTTCAGCCTGTGAAGGCGGAGAGATTGCTCTTGGCCAGAATGTCCTGATCGCTTACATGCCCTGGGAGGGATACAACTACGAGGATGCAATTCTTGTGAGTGAGCGTTTGGTGAATGATGATCTTTATACTTCTGTTCACATTGAGAAGTATGAGATTGAGGCTCGTCAAACCAAATTAGGGCCGGAAGAGATTACCCGGGAGATTCCTAATGTTGCCGAAGAAAGTCTCGGCAACCTCGATGAAATGGGGATTATTCGTATCGGAGCCTTTGTAGAGAGTGGAGACATTCTTGTTGGCAAAGTGACGCCGAAAGGTGAATCCGACCAGCCCCCGGAAGAAAAATTGCTTCGAGCGATTTTTGGTGAGAAAGCCCGTGACGTTCGCGACAACTCCCTTCGCGTCCCCAGTACTGAGCGCGGCCGCGTTGTTGATGTCAGGATTTACACCCGTGAACAAGGTGATGAGTTGCCACCTGGCGCCAACATGGTGGTGAGGGTGTATGTCGCTCAACGTCGCAAAATTCAGGTCGGCGACAAAATGGCTGGTCGCCATGGCAACAAGGGCATTATCAGCCGCATTCTTCCCCGCGAAGACATGCCTTACTTGCCCGATGGCACACCGGTAGACATTGTTCTGAACCCTTTGGGCGTGCCGAGTCGCATGAACGTGGGACAGGTGTTTGAATTGCTGATGGGTTGGGCTGCTCACAACCTTGATTGCCGCGTCAAAATCGTTCCCTTTGACGAAATGTATGGCGCTGAAAAGTCTCAACAAACGGTTCAGGCCTATCTCAAGGAAGCGGCTGGTCAGCCAGGAAAAGATTGGATCTACAACCCTGAAGATCCAGGAAAACTCCTGCTGCGAGATGGAAGGACAGGCGAACCCTTTGACCAACCTGTGGCTGTTGGCTATTCCCACTTCCTGAAGCTGGTCCACCTCGTCGACGACAAGATCCATGCTCGTTCCACCGGCCCTTACTCCTTGGTGACTCAGCAGCCATTGGGTGGTAAAGCCCAGCAAGGTGGTCAGCGTTTGGGTGAGATGGAGGTTTGGGCCCTTGAGGCTTACGGCGCCGCCTACACCCTGCAAGAACTGCTCACGGTTAAGTCAGACGATATGCAGGGCCGTAATGAAGCTCTCAACGCGATCGTGAAAGGCAAGCCGATTCCACGGCCTGGAACACCCGAGTCCTTCAAGGTCTTGATGCGCGAACTTCAGTCTCTTGGTCTTGATATCGCTGTATTCACCGATGAGGGCAAGGAAGTCGACCTGATGCAAGACGTGAATCCACGCCGCAGCACCCCAAGCAGGCCTACCTACGAATCCCTAGGCGTCGCGGATTACGACGAGGACTGA
- a CDS encoding cellulose binding domain-containing protein has product MAIFTVGNFSQDITGFDPSSDQLDFGNISVHSLILGNDVDGTATIVYPWQPNSFQRIEGVRWSDLSPANFADVGNEHLRGDIGGVYSWENKLGPAFDAGGNVIAGDTVYIRSHEKNIGETVVDGFDPITDEISFLYFGTRERLLVENDGPDMVISSEPIGQSFRFTNVQREDLIGQNIEFHFDQIVEDLLDRAFSFTPEQLTLVSREGLFTPEGGPTDGFQERLGQFVRNDGTIPGVAQTEEESAELLMTVGNMPAGMMMNSESVTGVPGGDGFQQAMQNVMMSMGPTQNGIELDIEGTTWSGGGFGADLILKNPSNESLTDWRVSFVAKANSFQGWGGDFQTEDLGNGLTQVTLTPKAWNATIPADGEIRVNFNAQSTDITAGDVAITPANFFNETSSSMNMSGMNMGGMTMPGMEQGEMNMPVIGSASDPITGMMMNPSQNGIELDIEGMTWSGGGFGADLILANTTNSDIEDWSVSFAANANNFQGWGGDFQTEDLGNGTTQVTLTPKSWTSMIPADGEIRVNFNAVSSDITASGVEITDDNFFV; this is encoded by the coding sequence ATGGCCATTTTCACTGTTGGGAATTTCAGTCAAGACATCACTGGATTCGATCCATCGTCTGATCAGCTGGATTTTGGCAATATCTCAGTTCATAGTCTGATTCTTGGGAATGATGTAGACGGCACGGCTACGATCGTTTATCCATGGCAGCCGAACTCATTTCAGCGCATTGAGGGTGTTCGTTGGAGTGATCTTTCTCCAGCTAATTTTGCTGATGTGGGAAATGAACATCTCAGGGGAGATATCGGTGGTGTGTATTCATGGGAAAATAAGCTAGGGCCTGCTTTTGATGCTGGCGGTAATGTAATTGCTGGTGACACGGTATATATTCGTTCGCATGAAAAAAACATCGGCGAAACAGTTGTCGATGGCTTTGATCCAATCACCGATGAGATTAGTTTTTTGTATTTCGGAACCCGTGAGCGGCTTTTGGTCGAAAACGATGGTCCTGATATGGTGATTAGTTCAGAGCCTATTGGTCAAAGCTTCAGGTTTACTAATGTTCAGCGAGAGGACCTCATCGGTCAAAATATAGAATTTCATTTTGATCAAATTGTTGAAGATCTTCTAGATCGCGCCTTTAGTTTTACTCCAGAGCAGTTGACTTTGGTGAGTCGAGAAGGTCTTTTTACGCCTGAGGGCGGGCCTACGGATGGCTTTCAGGAGCGCTTAGGCCAGTTTGTTCGCAACGATGGAACGATCCCAGGTGTCGCTCAAACAGAGGAAGAAAGCGCCGAGTTGCTGATGACCGTGGGAAATATGCCTGCCGGAATGATGATGAATTCCGAGTCGGTTACGGGTGTGCCTGGAGGTGATGGCTTTCAGCAAGCTATGCAGAATGTCATGATGTCTATGGGGCCAACTCAGAATGGAATCGAATTAGATATTGAGGGAACGACATGGTCTGGTGGTGGCTTTGGTGCTGATCTGATTCTTAAAAATCCGTCTAATGAGTCTTTGACGGATTGGCGTGTTTCATTCGTGGCTAAAGCCAATAGCTTTCAGGGTTGGGGAGGTGATTTTCAAACGGAGGATCTTGGAAATGGTTTAACGCAAGTGACTCTTACGCCCAAAGCATGGAATGCAACAATCCCTGCCGATGGTGAAATTCGCGTGAATTTCAATGCTCAATCTACTGATATAACAGCTGGTGACGTCGCGATTACTCCAGCTAATTTCTTTAATGAGACATCGTCTTCAATGAATATGTCTGGGATGAATATGGGGGGTATGACGATGCCAGGAATGGAACAGGGAGAGATGAATATGCCTGTAATAGGTTCGGCGTCAGATCCAATTACTGGAATGATGATGAACCCTTCTCAGAATGGAATTGAACTGGATATTGAGGGTATGACTTGGTCTGGAGGTGGCTTCGGCGCAGATCTGATTCTTGCCAATACTACAAATAGTGACATAGAGGATTGGAGTGTTTCCTTCGCTGCCAATGCAAATAATTTCCAGGGTTGGGGTGGTGATTTTCAAACGGAGGATCTTGGGAATGGTACAACGCAAGTCACATTAACTCCAAAATCTTGGACCTCAATGATTCCAGCGGATGGAGAGATTCGCGTTAACTTTAATGCTGTATCTTCGGATATTACAGCTAGTGGTGTTGAGATTACAGATGACAACTTTTTTGTTTGA
- the hisD gene encoding histidinol dehydrogenase: protein MRCISTAAQAEQELDRIATRTTGATQREAEQRVQEILEQVKREGDQALISLTEQFDGFRPEPLRIDSNLLEQAWKDTPVNLRDALDLAHRRIQDFHQRQRPTDLSVSGVHGEQLGRRWRPVHAAGLYIPGGRAAYPSTVLMNAVPAKAAGVKRIAMVTPAGANGLINTTVLAAAHIAGIREVYRVGGAQAIAALAYGTDTVQKVDVISGPGNLFVTLAKKSVYGQVGIDSLAGPSEVLVIADQTAKPELVAADLLAQAEHDPLAAAILLTTEEELSRSVPEEIERQLASHPRESICRQSLSQWGLIVTCDSLEDCASLSDRFAPEHLELLVERPRMMADRINHAGAIFIGPWSPEAVGDYLAGPNHTLPTCGAARFSGALSVETFMSHTSLIEFNKEALDATGVAVETLAMSEGLHSHANSVRIRLQ, encoded by the coding sequence ATGCGCTGCATCAGCACCGCTGCGCAAGCCGAGCAGGAGCTCGATCGGATCGCGACCAGAACCACCGGAGCGACCCAACGCGAGGCGGAGCAACGGGTCCAAGAGATTTTGGAGCAGGTCAAGAGGGAGGGAGACCAAGCTCTCATCAGCCTCACAGAGCAATTTGACGGCTTCCGCCCAGAACCTCTTCGCATCGATTCAAACCTGCTGGAACAAGCCTGGAAGGACACCCCTGTCAATCTTCGCGATGCCTTAGATCTCGCGCACCGACGCATCCAAGATTTCCACCAGCGCCAACGTCCCACTGACCTCAGCGTTTCCGGGGTTCACGGAGAGCAGCTCGGTCGACGTTGGCGCCCAGTCCATGCAGCCGGCCTCTACATCCCAGGGGGTAGAGCGGCCTACCCCAGCACGGTCTTGATGAATGCCGTGCCAGCCAAAGCTGCGGGCGTGAAGCGAATCGCGATGGTCACCCCTGCTGGGGCCAACGGATTGATCAACACCACCGTTCTGGCAGCAGCTCACATCGCTGGGATCCGCGAGGTGTATCGAGTGGGCGGTGCACAAGCGATCGCAGCTCTCGCCTATGGAACAGACACCGTCCAGAAGGTCGATGTCATCAGCGGACCAGGAAATCTTTTCGTGACCTTGGCCAAAAAATCGGTCTATGGCCAGGTGGGGATCGATTCTTTGGCAGGTCCGAGTGAAGTTCTGGTGATCGCTGACCAAACAGCAAAACCAGAACTGGTGGCGGCTGACCTCCTAGCTCAGGCAGAACATGACCCGCTTGCTGCCGCCATCCTTCTCACCACGGAAGAGGAGCTCTCTCGTTCCGTCCCAGAGGAGATTGAACGTCAGCTTGCCTCCCATCCACGAGAAAGCATTTGCCGACAATCCTTAAGCCAATGGGGTCTGATTGTGACTTGTGACAGCCTTGAAGATTGCGCCAGTCTCAGCGATCGCTTCGCTCCAGAGCATTTAGAACTCCTGGTGGAGCGACCAAGAATGATGGCTGATCGCATTAACCATGCAGGGGCCATTTTTATTGGCCCATGGAGCCCGGAGGCTGTCGGGGACTATCTAGCAGGGCCCAACCACACACTCCCCACCTGCGGCGCCGCCCGATTCAGTGGGGCACTCAGCGTGGAGACGTTCATGAGTCACACCTCCCTGATCGAGTTCAACAAGGAAGCCCTTGATGCAACCGGGGTGGCGGTGGAAACCTTGGCCATGAGCGAAGGTCTCCACAGTCATGCCAATTCAGTGCGGATCCGGCTTCAGTGA
- a CDS encoding TatD family hydrolase, which yields MSTPTLIDSHCHIVFRTFDDDLDEVASRWREAGVTSLLHACVEPSEIPAIRALADRFPEMRYSVGVHPLDTEHWAADTVDVLRAAAKDDSRVVAIGELGLDLFRDKNLDQQLSVLRPQLDLAVELDLPVIVHCRDAAEPMLAELRERQLHGHCPRGVMHCWGGTPSEMAAFLEFGFYISFSGTVTFPKAVDTHLCAKDVPQDRFLVETDCPFLAPVPRRGKRNEPAFVASVAERVAELRGQTVIEVADASTANARSLFGLP from the coding sequence ATGTCCACTCCAACCCTGATCGACAGCCACTGTCACATCGTCTTTCGCACGTTTGATGACGATCTGGATGAGGTGGCTTCCCGATGGCGAGAGGCCGGGGTTACTTCTCTGTTGCATGCCTGCGTGGAGCCTTCAGAGATTCCGGCGATTCGTGCTTTAGCCGATCGCTTCCCTGAGATGCGTTACTCCGTCGGCGTGCATCCTCTCGATACGGAGCATTGGGCCGCCGATACTGTTGACGTTTTACGCGCCGCTGCGAAAGACGATTCTCGTGTTGTGGCCATTGGGGAGCTTGGCCTAGATCTGTTTCGAGATAAGAATCTGGATCAGCAACTCTCCGTGTTGAGGCCTCAGCTGGATCTCGCAGTGGAGCTTGATTTGCCCGTGATTGTTCACTGCCGGGATGCTGCTGAACCGATGCTGGCTGAACTGCGTGAAAGACAACTCCACGGCCATTGCCCCAGGGGCGTGATGCATTGCTGGGGCGGGACTCCCTCGGAAATGGCAGCTTTTCTTGAGTTTGGCTTCTACATCAGTTTCAGTGGAACGGTCACCTTCCCGAAAGCCGTCGACACGCATCTCTGCGCGAAAGACGTTCCGCAGGATCGCTTTCTTGTGGAAACCGATTGCCCGTTCCTGGCCCCAGTCCCTCGGCGCGGAAAGAGAAATGAACCTGCTTTTGTGGCATCAGTTGCCGAACGCGTGGCCGAGCTAAGGGGGCAGACTGTGATTGAAGTGGCTGATGCCAGCACCGCCAACGCCAGAAGCTTGTTCGGGCTTCCCTGA
- a CDS encoding trypsin-like peptidase domain-containing protein yields the protein MKSLPLIRGCFFATLLIVSFFTGSCFPALAAELTFSADGHSFVANAVREAAPSVVRIDTERLIERQPFDPNLIDPLLRDLLGEPGYGIGPERQRGQGSGVVIDGRGLVLTNAHVVDQVSTVNVTLSDGEQRDGEVIGQDPVTDLALVRLSGRALPSPATLGDSEALEVGDWAIALGTPYGLERTVTLGIVSSLHRNISSLGFSDKRLDLIQTDAAINPGNSGGPLVNATGEVIGINTLVRSGPGAGLGFAIPINLASRVAEQLQKDGEVVHPYLGVQLVPLTARIARDHNRDPNALVELPERSGALVQSVLPDSPAQRAGLRRGDLIVHAGEDTIRDPQDLLKQVDQAEIDQPLLLQILRNGGDLQLSVKPAPLPGMS from the coding sequence ATGAAGTCTCTCCCATTGATTCGAGGGTGTTTTTTCGCAACCTTGTTGATCGTTTCTTTCTTCACCGGCTCTTGTTTCCCCGCTCTAGCGGCCGAACTGACCTTCTCAGCCGATGGACATAGTTTTGTGGCGAATGCCGTCAGAGAAGCGGCACCTTCGGTTGTTCGGATAGACACTGAGCGCCTGATCGAACGGCAGCCTTTTGATCCGAACTTGATTGACCCTCTCCTGAGAGACCTCCTGGGAGAACCCGGCTATGGGATCGGCCCTGAGCGTCAGCGGGGTCAGGGGTCAGGGGTTGTGATCGATGGCCGTGGCCTGGTGTTGACCAATGCCCATGTCGTTGATCAAGTCAGCACTGTCAATGTGACGTTGTCTGATGGGGAACAGAGAGACGGGGAAGTGATTGGTCAAGACCCTGTCACCGATCTCGCGCTGGTCCGTCTGTCTGGTCGGGCTCTGCCCTCTCCGGCAACGTTGGGAGACTCTGAGGCCTTGGAAGTTGGTGATTGGGCCATTGCGCTAGGCACTCCCTACGGCCTGGAACGAACGGTCACGTTGGGCATTGTCAGCAGTCTTCATCGCAATATCAGCAGCCTCGGCTTTTCCGATAAGCGTCTCGATCTGATCCAGACCGACGCCGCGATTAATCCTGGAAATTCCGGTGGACCCCTTGTGAATGCAACCGGGGAGGTGATTGGGATCAACACGCTGGTGCGTTCTGGTCCTGGGGCCGGATTGGGTTTCGCGATCCCGATCAATTTGGCCTCCCGAGTGGCTGAGCAACTCCAAAAAGATGGTGAGGTTGTGCATCCTTATTTGGGAGTCCAACTTGTGCCTCTCACCGCTCGTATTGCGCGAGATCACAACCGTGATCCGAATGCTCTCGTTGAATTGCCGGAACGCTCTGGTGCCTTGGTGCAATCGGTTCTGCCCGACAGCCCTGCTCAACGTGCCGGGTTAAGGCGCGGTGATCTCATTGTTCATGCTGGAGAAGACACCATCCGAGATCCTCAGGATTTGTTGAAACAGGTGGACCAAGCGGAAATTGATCAGCCGTTGCTGTTGCAGATTCTGCGCAATGGGGGAGATCTGCAGCTGTCGGTGAAACCGGCTCCTTTGCCAGGAATGAGCTGA
- a CDS encoding response regulator transcription factor: protein MSEVLDEGRGVDLVKDLKLRSLPQAPIETILLLESEDPTLVREALSGPSNVVLAEERLNLHAIIHAWDSILNGERFVDPFLSASLFQQGDPHAHGLSIRERMVLQLICDGLTNREISEQLTIAETTARGHVQSIMRKLDVRHRTAAAVEGIRRRLVS, encoded by the coding sequence GTGAGCGAGGTTCTTGATGAAGGTCGTGGGGTGGACTTGGTCAAGGATCTCAAGTTGCGGTCTTTGCCTCAGGCTCCGATCGAAACGATTTTGCTGCTGGAAAGTGAGGACCCCACTCTCGTCCGTGAGGCCCTTTCTGGTCCGTCCAATGTGGTTCTCGCAGAAGAACGTCTCAATTTGCACGCGATTATTCATGCATGGGATTCGATTTTGAATGGGGAACGATTTGTTGATCCGTTTTTGAGTGCGTCTTTGTTTCAACAAGGTGATCCGCATGCGCATGGCTTATCAATACGTGAACGCATGGTTTTGCAATTGATTTGTGATGGCCTGACGAATCGCGAAATTTCTGAGCAGCTGACAATTGCGGAAACGACGGCACGGGGCCATGTGCAATCAATCATGCGAAAGCTTGATGTGCGTCATCGGACTGCGGCCGCCGTCGAAGGGATACGGCGTCGCTTGGTCAGCTAA